One region of Betaproteobacteria bacterium genomic DNA includes:
- the hrpA gene encoding ATP-dependent RNA helicase HrpA, whose translation MQRDLLRSTGEKREKLNADFAALLARSQAAVLERRAKLPKPEFQSDLPVNERRADIAELILKHQVVIVCGETGSGKTTQLPKICLDLGIGARGLIGHTQPRRLAARSVATRLAQELKTQVGTGVGVKIRFQDRSSPESWVKLMTDGILLAESQSDPYLNAYEAIIIDEAHERSLNIDFLLGYLNQLLIKRPDLKVIITSATIDADRFSTHFTVNGKKAPIIEVSGRLYPVEVRYRPVEDLEKKDDERDLYDAIVDAADEVSRLGSGDILVFLPGEREIREAAEALRKHALARPGLSSAHAPEILPLFSRLSAGDQDRIFKPSGGQRRIVLATNVAETSLTVPGIRYVIDTGLARVKRYSYRNKVEQLQIEKVSQAAARQRAGRCGRVAAGVCIRLYDELDFNARAPFTDPEILRSSLAGVILRMKSLRLTDVESFPFIEPPPAKAIADGYALLQELGALTDDNVLTPIGASLAKLPLDPRIGRMLVAARDLGCLKEVMVIAAGLSAQDPRERPQDRQQAADEKHKLFADEKSEFLSWWKLWNWFQNAVEHKKSNKQLVDNCHAHFLSYLRLREWREVHGQLHAMVTELGWKESDLPGTYDAIHQALLAGLLGNLGCKADESGFYLGARGIRYLIHPSSPLQKKAGKWIMAAEITETTRLFGRCVARIEPDWLEKVGAHLIKRQYFDAHWEKKSMQVSGWERTTLYGVVINPKRRIHYGPMAPAEGREIFIRQGLVSEEIDEAFAKRWPFFQHNQRLIREIEHLEHKQRRQDVLVDDELIFAFYDSIIPDGIHNGATFDHWRKEAEQDNAKLLYLSKDDLMRHSAAGVTTEAFPHHIKVGGVDYPLSYHFEPGSPRDGVTLTLPLAQLNQIPVLRMEWLVPGLLKEKLVQLIKTLPQKIRAKVVPVPEFVEEFMATVAGNEKKMNQGLITPLIEHILEARGLNARGWAVTADSFRPDALPLHFSMNYKLIDEHGRQLDMNRSLVALRAEWGKQAKDEFAELHETPSEFTNLTDWTFGELPELMEVPVAGQTVLGYPGLTDDGDSVSLKVFDSAEEAAEAHRAGLLRLFMLQFRDQVKYFDKNIPGLNQMAMQYMALGSSDDLKSQIVALTFERACLTEPLPTTPNAFKSRCGDSKARLGLIMQEVCRLVGTVLSEWQAVVKKLPAFKAHAAAVADIEAQLKRLMGKNFLLDTPFDRLQHYPRYFKAIVVRLDKLKANPARDAQLMVEYTPLWTNYERRAIQLAKLGALDPQVEQFRWLLEELRVGLFAQELRTPVPVSTKRLQKQWEGIKNG comes from the coding sequence ATGCAGCGCGACTTGCTGCGGTCAACCGGAGAAAAGCGCGAAAAATTGAATGCCGACTTCGCGGCTTTGCTCGCTCGTTCGCAGGCGGCAGTGCTCGAACGTCGCGCCAAGCTGCCGAAGCCGGAGTTCCAGAGCGATTTGCCGGTTAATGAACGGCGGGCCGACATTGCCGAGTTGATCCTCAAGCATCAGGTCGTCATCGTCTGTGGCGAAACCGGTTCGGGCAAGACCACGCAGTTGCCGAAGATCTGCCTTGATCTCGGCATCGGCGCCCGTGGCCTGATCGGCCACACCCAGCCCCGCCGGCTGGCGGCGCGTTCGGTGGCAACTCGGCTGGCGCAGGAGTTGAAGACGCAGGTCGGAACCGGCGTCGGCGTCAAGATCCGTTTCCAGGATCGCTCCAGCCCGGAAAGTTGGGTCAAGCTAATGACCGACGGCATTCTGCTCGCCGAGTCGCAGTCCGACCCTTATTTGAACGCCTACGAGGCGATCATCATCGACGAGGCGCACGAGCGCAGCCTGAACATCGATTTCCTGCTCGGCTACCTCAATCAGTTGCTGATCAAGCGGCCGGATCTCAAGGTCATCATCACCTCGGCGACGATCGACGCTGACCGTTTTTCGACACATTTCACGGTCAACGGGAAAAAAGCGCCGATTATCGAAGTGTCCGGCCGGCTCTACCCGGTCGAGGTGCGCTACCGGCCGGTCGAGGATCTCGAAAAGAAGGACGACGAGCGCGACCTCTACGACGCCATCGTCGATGCCGCCGACGAGGTTTCGCGGCTGGGCAGTGGCGACATCCTCGTCTTCCTGCCCGGCGAACGGGAAATCCGCGAAGCGGCGGAAGCCTTGCGCAAGCACGCGCTGGCCCGACCCGGCTTGTCTTCCGCTCACGCCCCGGAAATCCTGCCGCTTTTCTCACGCCTGTCCGCTGGCGATCAAGACCGTATCTTCAAACCTTCCGGCGGCCAGCGGCGCATCGTGCTGGCCACCAACGTGGCCGAAACCTCGCTCACCGTGCCGGGTATCCGCTACGTCATCGACACCGGCTTGGCCCGGGTCAAGCGCTATTCCTACCGCAACAAGGTCGAGCAGTTGCAGATCGAGAAGGTCTCGCAGGCGGCGGCGCGGCAGCGGGCCGGGCGTTGCGGCCGGGTGGCGGCGGGCGTCTGCATCCGCTTGTACGACGAGCTTGATTTCAACGCGCGGGCACCGTTCACCGATCCGGAAATTCTGCGTTCCAGCCTGGCCGGCGTCATCTTGCGCATGAAGTCGCTGCGCCTGACCGATGTCGAAAGTTTTCCCTTCATCGAGCCGCCGCCAGCCAAGGCCATCGCCGACGGCTACGCGCTATTGCAGGAACTCGGCGCGCTGACTGACGACAATGTGCTGACGCCGATTGGCGCCTCGCTGGCCAAACTGCCGCTCGACCCGCGCATCGGCCGCATGCTGGTCGCCGCGCGCGATCTCGGCTGCCTCAAGGAGGTCATGGTCATCGCTGCCGGCCTGTCGGCGCAGGACCCGCGCGAACGGCCGCAGGACAGACAGCAGGCGGCGGACGAAAAGCACAAGTTGTTCGCCGACGAAAAGTCGGAATTCCTGAGCTGGTGGAAGTTGTGGAACTGGTTCCAGAACGCCGTCGAGCACAAGAAATCGAACAAGCAACTGGTCGACAACTGCCACGCCCATTTCCTTTCCTACCTGCGCCTGCGCGAGTGGCGCGAAGTGCATGGCCAGTTGCACGCAATGGTCACCGAGCTGGGCTGGAAGGAAAGCGACTTGCCCGGCACCTACGACGCCATCCATCAGGCGCTGCTGGCCGGCCTGCTCGGTAACCTCGGTTGCAAGGCTGACGAGTCGGGCTTTTACCTCGGCGCCCGCGGTATTCGTTACCTGATCCATCCATCCTCGCCGCTGCAAAAGAAGGCCGGAAAATGGATCATGGCGGCCGAGATCACCGAGACGACGCGTCTCTTCGGTCGCTGTGTCGCCCGCATCGAGCCCGACTGGCTGGAGAAAGTGGGCGCTCACCTTATCAAGCGCCAGTACTTCGATGCCCACTGGGAAAAGAAGTCGATGCAGGTCTCGGGCTGGGAGCGGACGACGCTCTACGGCGTGGTTATCAACCCCAAGCGGCGCATCCATTACGGCCCGATGGCGCCGGCCGAAGGACGCGAGATTTTCATCCGCCAAGGCTTGGTTAGCGAGGAAATCGACGAGGCTTTCGCCAAGCGCTGGCCCTTCTTCCAGCACAATCAGCGGCTGATTCGCGAGATCGAGCATCTCGAACACAAGCAGCGCCGGCAGGACGTGCTGGTCGATGACGAGCTGATTTTCGCTTTTTACGATTCGATCATTCCCGACGGCATCCACAACGGCGCGACTTTCGATCACTGGCGCAAGGAAGCCGAACAGGACAACGCCAAGCTGCTCTACCTGTCGAAAGACGACCTGATGCGCCACTCGGCGGCCGGCGTGACGACAGAAGCCTTCCCGCATCACATCAAGGTCGGCGGCGTCGACTATCCGCTGAGCTACCACTTCGAACCGGGTTCGCCGCGCGACGGCGTGACGCTGACCTTGCCGCTGGCGCAACTCAACCAGATTCCGGTGCTGCGCATGGAATGGCTGGTGCCGGGCTTGCTCAAGGAAAAGCTGGTGCAGTTGATCAAGACACTGCCGCAGAAGATTCGGGCGAAAGTGGTGCCGGTGCCCGAATTCGTCGAAGAATTCATGGCTACCGTAGCGGGCAATGAAAAGAAGATGAATCAGGGCCTGATTACGCCGCTGATCGAACACATCCTCGAAGCGCGTGGCCTCAATGCCCGTGGCTGGGCGGTGACAGCGGATTCATTCCGGCCCGACGCGCTGCCGCTCCACTTCTCGATGAATTACAAGCTGATCGACGAGCATGGCCGGCAACTCGATATGAACCGCAGCCTGGTTGCCCTGCGCGCCGAGTGGGGCAAGCAGGCCAAGGACGAGTTCGCCGAACTGCACGAAACGCCGTCGGAGTTTACCAATCTGACTGACTGGACTTTCGGCGAATTGCCGGAGTTGATGGAAGTGCCGGTGGCCGGTCAGACGGTACTCGGCTATCCCGGCCTGACCGATGATGGCGATAGTGTCAGCCTCAAGGTTTTCGACTCCGCCGAGGAGGCTGCGGAGGCGCATCGGGCCGGTCTGCTCCGCCTGTTCATGCTGCAGTTCCGCGATCAGGTGAAGTATTTCGACAAGAACATTCCCGGTCTTAACCAGATGGCCATGCAGTACATGGCGCTCGGTAGCAGCGATGACTTGAAGAGCCAGATCGTCGCCCTGACCTTCGAGCGCGCCTGCCTGACCGAACCGCTGCCGACGACACCAAATGCCTTCAAGAGCAGGTGCGGTGATAGCAAGGCGCGGCTCGGGCTGATTATGCAGGAAGTCTGCCGCTTGGTCGGCACGGTGCTGAGCGAATGGCAGGCCGTGGTCAAAAAGCTGCCGGCCTTTAAGGCGCATGCGGCGGCGGTGGCTGACATCGAAGCGCAATTGAAACGGCTGATGGGCAAGAATTTCCTGCTCGACACGCCTTTCGACCGCTTGCAGCATTACCCGCGCTACTTCAAGGCAATCGTCGTCCGCCTCGATAAGCTGAAAGCCAACCCGGCGCGCGACGCCCAGTTGATGGTCGAATACACGCCGTTGTGGACCAACTACGAACGGCGCGCTATCCAGCTGGCCAAGCTCGGTGCGCTCGACCCGCAGGTTGAACAGTTCCGCTGGTTGCTTGAAGAATTGCGCGTCGGGCTGTTTGCGCAGGAATTGCGGACGCCGGTGCCGGTATCGACCAAACGTCTGCAAAAACAATGGGAAGGAATCAAGAATGGGTGA
- a CDS encoding EI24 domain-containing protein yields the protein MGDVMLALARTFANLKSGKVWLYVLTPALLSLLLTVALAVWGLGWMVQQMMDYPPMTLLVGWGLVWLAYILAYLGGWMAIFAIAYLTASLLAAIVIMPLMLKYLSETEYQDVAPMGKDSFVAAAGNSVLATVMFIIGWLITIPLWLIPGFSLLIPLLLMGWLNRRTFAYDALSMHATSGEWQDVRNRQKTPLFMLGLTMALLAHIPFVGLLVPALAALSFVHYGLEALRRSRGGAIVTIEGERV from the coding sequence ATGGGTGATGTCATGCTCGCGCTGGCGCGAACTTTCGCCAACCTCAAGAGCGGCAAGGTCTGGCTCTACGTGCTGACTCCGGCGCTGCTCTCCTTGTTGCTGACCGTCGCGCTGGCCGTCTGGGGACTGGGCTGGATGGTGCAGCAGATGATGGACTATCCGCCGATGACCCTGCTTGTTGGCTGGGGGCTGGTTTGGCTGGCTTACATCCTGGCCTACCTTGGCGGCTGGATGGCGATCTTCGCCATCGCCTACCTGACTGCCTCGCTGCTGGCGGCCATCGTTATCATGCCGCTGATGCTCAAGTACCTGTCCGAAACCGAGTATCAGGATGTTGCGCCGATGGGCAAAGATAGTTTTGTCGCGGCAGCGGGCAACAGCGTACTGGCGACCGTCATGTTCATCATCGGCTGGCTGATTACCATCCCGCTGTGGCTGATTCCCGGCTTCTCGCTGCTCATTCCACTGCTGCTGATGGGCTGGCTGAATCGCCGGACGTTCGCTTACGATGCCCTGTCGATGCATGCCACCAGTGGCGAGTGGCAGGATGTTCGCAATCGCCAGAAAACACCGCTCTTCATGCTCGGCCTGACCATGGCACTGCTGGCCCACATTCCGTTCGTTGGCCTGCTGGTGCCCGCGCTGGCAGCGCTATCATTTGTCCATTACGGGCTGGAAGCACTACGCCGCTCGCGCGGCGGGGCCATTGTTACCATCGAGGGGGAACGGGTATGA
- a CDS encoding glutamine--tRNA ligase/YqeY domain fusion protein, translating to MSSPNKPDIAPAANFIKNIVEADLTAGKHAQRHWAGRPGPASDHAAAPLDPAKLRTRFPPEPNGYLHFGHAKSILLNFGLAEQYGGGCHLRFDDTNPEKEDQEYVDSIIDAVHWLGCSWEKNGETNLYYASNYFDWMLQCAEALIASGHAYVDSQSADEMRANRGTLTQPGKNSPFRDRSAAENLDLFKRMQVGEFADGTHILRAKVDMSAPNINLRDPAIYRIRHATHHNTGDKYCVYPMYTFAHPIEDALENITHSLCTLEFEDQRPFYDWLLGRLAEAGLLQHPLPQQIEFSRLNLTYVVLSKRKLIQLVDEKHVNGWDDPRMPTLVGARRRGYSAEGFRLFAERIGVSKNDSLIDYVLFEDAMREVMNESDQRRVAVLDPVKLIIDNYPEGQIEECFAPNHPLHPELGQRSMPFSRELWIEGEDFMEVPSKGYRRLFPGNMARLRYGYVVECTGCDKDENGKVIAVHCNYLPETKSGTPGADSVKVKGNLHWVSAAQSYQAEIRLYERLFKVPAPGARREGDGPDLERDFLDDINLDSAKTITAQLEPCLRDAKPEERFQFERHGYFVADRVDSKAGSPVFNRTVTLKDSWVKAGC from the coding sequence GTGAGCAGCCCCAACAAGCCAGATATTGCACCTGCAGCCAACTTTATCAAGAACATCGTCGAAGCCGATCTCACTGCCGGCAAGCATGCACAGCGCCATTGGGCCGGCCGCCCCGGGCCGGCAAGCGACCACGCTGCTGCACCACTCGACCCCGCCAAACTGCGCACTCGCTTCCCGCCAGAGCCAAACGGCTACCTGCATTTCGGCCATGCCAAATCGATCTTGCTCAATTTCGGCCTCGCCGAGCAATACGGCGGCGGTTGCCACCTGCGCTTCGACGATACCAACCCGGAAAAAGAAGACCAGGAATATGTTGATTCCATCATTGACGCGGTGCATTGGCTAGGTTGTTCGTGGGAGAAGAATGGCGAAACCAACCTCTATTACGCCTCCAACTACTTCGACTGGATGCTGCAATGTGCCGAGGCATTGATTGCTTCGGGTCACGCCTACGTCGATAGCCAGAGCGCCGACGAAATGCGCGCCAATCGCGGCACACTGACCCAGCCGGGCAAGAACTCGCCGTTCCGCGACCGCTCCGCCGCCGAGAACCTGGATCTATTCAAGCGTATGCAGGTTGGCGAATTCGCTGATGGCACGCACATCCTGCGCGCCAAAGTCGACATGTCGGCGCCCAACATCAACTTGCGCGACCCGGCAATTTATCGCATCCGTCACGCCACGCACCACAACACGGGCGACAAGTACTGCGTCTATCCGATGTACACCTTCGCCCACCCGATTGAGGATGCGCTGGAAAACATCACGCATTCGCTCTGCACGCTGGAATTCGAAGACCAGCGCCCGTTCTATGACTGGCTTCTCGGACGCCTGGCCGAGGCCGGCCTGTTGCAGCACCCATTGCCGCAGCAGATCGAGTTCTCACGCCTCAACCTGACTTATGTGGTTTTGAGCAAGCGCAAGTTGATCCAGCTGGTCGACGAAAAGCACGTGAATGGCTGGGACGATCCGCGCATGCCGACCTTGGTTGGTGCTCGTCGCCGCGGCTACTCGGCAGAAGGCTTCCGCCTGTTCGCCGAACGCATTGGCGTTTCCAAGAACGACTCGCTGATCGACTACGTGCTGTTTGAAGACGCCATGCGCGAAGTCATGAACGAGTCCGACCAGCGTCGCGTTGCCGTACTAGACCCGGTCAAACTGATCATCGACAACTATCCTGAAGGCCAGATCGAGGAATGTTTCGCACCCAATCACCCGCTGCATCCTGAGCTGGGTCAGCGCTCGATGCCATTCAGCCGCGAACTGTGGATTGAGGGCGAGGACTTCATGGAAGTACCGAGCAAGGGCTACCGTCGCCTGTTCCCAGGCAACATGGCCCGCCTGCGCTATGGCTACGTGGTTGAATGCACCGGCTGCGACAAGGACGAAAACGGCAAGGTGATTGCTGTCCACTGCAATTATTTGCCTGAAACCAAATCCGGCACCCCCGGCGCCGACAGCGTCAAGGTCAAGGGTAATCTGCACTGGGTATCTGCGGCCCAGTCGTATCAAGCCGAAATTCGCCTTTACGAGCGCCTGTTCAAGGTGCCCGCCCCCGGCGCCCGCCGCGAAGGAGATGGCCCGGATCTGGAACGCGATTTCCTCGACGACATCAACCTCGATTCCGCCAAGACCATAACCGCCCAGCTCGAACCCTGCCTGCGCGACGCCAAGCCGGAAGAACGCTTCCAGTTCGAGCGCCACGGCTACTTCGTCGCCGATCGTGTTGATTCGAAAGCTGGCTCACCGGTGTTCAACCGGACAGTCACGCTGAAGGATTCGTGGGTCAAGGCCGGCTGTTAA
- a CDS encoding phasin family protein: protein MSNLNLEQLTAAQKANAEVMTNLMRTAFSGVERLTALNMAASREFFNSTLAGTQQMMSAKDPGALAKLNAELAQPNAAKWMDYSRSVYELVAEMQKEVTSVMEAQYGSLTKNLNSVVEKAKSSTPVGGEVFATTMQSIMTASTKAFENMTGMAKQMSDMAEANMAAAGKIAAPAKSATAAAAKKVAK, encoded by the coding sequence ATGAGCAACCTGAACCTCGAACAACTGACCGCCGCCCAAAAAGCCAACGCCGAAGTCATGACGAATCTGATGCGCACCGCCTTCAGCGGCGTTGAGCGCCTGACCGCATTGAACATGGCAGCTTCCCGCGAATTCTTCAACAGCACCTTGGCTGGCACCCAGCAGATGATGAGCGCCAAGGATCCCGGCGCCCTCGCCAAGCTGAACGCCGAACTGGCCCAGCCGAATGCCGCCAAATGGATGGACTACTCGCGTAGCGTCTACGAACTGGTCGCCGAAATGCAGAAGGAAGTCACTTCGGTCATGGAAGCCCAGTACGGCAGCCTCACCAAAAACCTTAACAGCGTCGTCGAGAAGGCCAAGTCTTCCACGCCGGTGGGTGGTGAAGTTTTCGCCACCACCATGCAGTCCATCATGACCGCCTCGACCAAGGCATTTGAGAACATGACCGGCATGGCCAAGCAAATGTCTGACATGGCCGAAGCAAACATGGCAGCGGCCGGCAAGATTGCCGCCCCGGCCAAGAGCGCAACTGCTGCTGCAGCCAAGAAAGTCGCCAAGTAA
- the lptA gene encoding lipopolysaccharide transport periplasmic protein LptA: MKRLATLTLCLLIGISAHAERADRGKPMLLEANRASLDDAKKIQILEGDVLITKGTMTLKADRVVITEDQYGFQKGTAYSGKGGLARFRQKRDGKEEYIEGEGERIEYNTNTEVVELFRRAWVKSGEDEVRGDYIWYDAVSEKYLVTAGDAHNPKGQPGRVRAVIQPKGKDGDGAATRGERLELKGSGTLGGQNAR, translated from the coding sequence ATGAAACGACTCGCCACGCTCACCCTCTGCCTGCTCATCGGCATCAGCGCCCATGCCGAACGCGCCGACCGCGGCAAGCCCATGTTACTCGAGGCCAATCGAGCCTCGCTCGACGACGCCAAGAAAATCCAGATCCTTGAGGGTGACGTCCTGATCACCAAGGGCACCATGACACTGAAAGCCGACCGCGTCGTTATTACTGAAGACCAGTACGGCTTTCAAAAAGGTACTGCCTACAGCGGCAAGGGCGGGCTGGCCCGCTTTCGCCAAAAGCGGGATGGCAAGGAAGAATACATCGAAGGCGAAGGCGAACGTATTGAGTACAACACCAATACCGAAGTCGTTGAACTCTTTCGTCGAGCCTGGGTGAAGAGCGGTGAAGACGAGGTGAGGGGTGATTACATCTGGTACGACGCGGTCAGCGAAAAATACCTGGTGACAGCCGGCGACGCGCACAATCCGAAAGGCCAGCCCGGACGCGTCCGGGCCGTCATCCAGCCCAAGGGCAAAGATGGTGATGGGGCGGCAACACGTGGGGAACGGCTTGAACTCAAAGGAAGCGGTACGCTGGGCGGCCAAAACGCACGGTAG
- the crcB gene encoding fluoride efflux transporter CrcB, translating into MFALHHLSALNFVAIGLGAAFGAWSRWLLGLALNPLLVALPIGTLVANVLGGYLIGVAVGVFHINTHFPLAWKLFAITGFLGGLTTFSTFSAEVVERLLAGQPAWAIGLASVHLAGSLTATYLGLLTVGATRIWS; encoded by the coding sequence ATGTTTGCCTTGCATCATCTTTCCGCGCTGAATTTTGTGGCTATTGGCCTCGGCGCCGCATTTGGCGCCTGGTCGCGCTGGCTGCTCGGGCTAGCGCTGAATCCGCTGCTCGTCGCCTTGCCGATCGGCACGCTGGTGGCAAACGTCTTGGGCGGCTACCTGATAGGCGTGGCTGTGGGCGTCTTCCACATCAATACGCATTTCCCGCTGGCCTGGAAGCTGTTTGCTATTACCGGTTTCCTTGGCGGATTGACCACGTTTTCAACGTTTTCAGCTGAAGTCGTTGAGCGCCTGCTGGCCGGCCAACCCGCCTGGGCCATCGGCCTGGCGTCGGTGCATCTGGCCGGCTCGCTGACGGCAACCTACCTTGGCTTGCTGACGGTCGGCGCAACGCGTATCTGGTCCTGA
- a CDS encoding hemolysin III family protein: MYYGERFNAWTHLLGALLALSGAIWLIALSARTGDLLNTLSVSVYGVTLVTLYSISTIYHSVRGRVKRVLRKLDHLSIYLLIAGSYTPFCLISLRGPWGWWLFGIVWTLAVIGMLQEIKPRSEARILSLVIYAVMGWIVLVAIKPLLASLGLAGFLWLAAGGVFYTVGIIFFAFDQRFRHWHGIWHLFVIAGSLAHFIAILFYVV, from the coding sequence ATGTATTACGGAGAACGCTTCAACGCCTGGACTCACCTGCTTGGCGCCCTGCTCGCCTTGAGTGGCGCCATCTGGCTGATTGCCCTCTCGGCACGCACTGGCGACCTTTTGAATACGCTGAGTGTCAGTGTTTATGGCGTCACGCTGGTCACGCTCTACAGCATCTCGACGATCTATCACAGCGTGCGCGGCCGGGTGAAGCGGGTACTGCGCAAACTCGACCACCTGTCGATCTACCTGCTGATCGCCGGTAGCTATACGCCCTTCTGCCTGATCAGCCTGCGCGGCCCATGGGGCTGGTGGCTGTTTGGCATTGTCTGGACGCTGGCAGTCATTGGCATGTTGCAGGAAATCAAGCCACGCTCCGAAGCGCGCATCCTGTCACTGGTGATCTACGCCGTGATGGGCTGGATCGTGCTGGTGGCGATCAAGCCGCTGCTGGCCAGTCTCGGCCTGGCCGGCTTTCTATGGCTGGCAGCAGGCGGCGTGTTCTACACCGTCGGCATCATTTTCTTTGCCTTCGACCAGCGTTTCCGACACTGGCACGGCATCTGGCACCTATTCGTCATCGCTGGCAGCCTTGCACATTTCATTGCGATCCTGTTTTACGTGGTTTGA
- a CDS encoding phasin family protein codes for MFKTPEQFATANKAAVDSMLTLANTALASAERIAALNLNTARSVMEDSVSGAKALMGAKDVQEALSIQASLAQPNVEKAVAYSRSVYEISAQTQEELSKMVEAQFGEFQKTVAGLLDKAAKSAPAGSDVAVAAVKSAIAAATSAFDNMNKAAKQVAEITEANVAAATNATVKAVSATTAASKKK; via the coding sequence ATGTTCAAGACCCCTGAGCAATTCGCTACCGCCAACAAGGCTGCCGTTGATTCCATGCTGACCCTGGCCAATACCGCTCTGGCCTCTGCCGAGCGTATCGCCGCCCTGAACCTGAATACTGCTCGCTCCGTGATGGAAGATTCCGTTTCCGGTGCCAAGGCACTGATGGGTGCCAAGGACGTTCAGGAAGCCCTGTCCATTCAGGCTTCGCTGGCCCAGCCGAATGTCGAGAAAGCTGTTGCCTACTCGCGTTCCGTGTATGAAATTTCTGCCCAGACTCAGGAAGAGCTGTCCAAGATGGTCGAAGCCCAGTTTGGCGAATTCCAGAAGACCGTCGCCGGCCTGCTGGACAAGGCTGCCAAGTCTGCCCCGGCTGGTTCTGATGTCGCTGTTGCTGCCGTCAAGAGCGCCATTGCTGCTGCCACCTCCGCTTTCGACAACATGAACAAGGCTGCCAAGCAGGTTGCTGAAATCACCGAAGCCAACGTTGCAGCCGCTACAAATGCAACCGTCAAGGCCGTCAGCGCCACGACCGCAGCTTCCAAGAAAAAATAA
- a CDS encoding competence/damage-inducible protein A translates to MSRTFGAIIIGDEILSGKRQDKHFAKIAELLGARGLRLSWVDYLGDDRERLAATFKRTMAAGDVVFSCGGIGNTPDDHTRQAVAAALDVDLVLHPEGFEELKARFAGEEITDKRKLLVTFPAGVKIIPNPFNRIPGFMANDHYFVPGFPQMAHPMIEWALDTFYKDQFKAVDGMVEKAFLLTGPTAYESALLDLMERIVADYPMLRLFSLPSLVGKERKHLELGVEGSPELVDKAMEEIRIEVERRGITWVWRT, encoded by the coding sequence ATGAGTCGTACTTTTGGCGCCATTATCATCGGCGACGAAATTTTGTCGGGCAAACGGCAGGACAAGCATTTTGCCAAGATCGCCGAACTGCTCGGCGCGCGTGGCCTGCGCCTGAGCTGGGTCGACTATCTGGGCGATGACCGCGAACGTCTGGCGGCTACATTCAAACGCACGATGGCAGCCGGCGATGTAGTGTTCTCCTGTGGCGGCATAGGCAACACGCCGGATGACCATACGCGGCAAGCGGTGGCGGCAGCGCTCGACGTTGATCTGGTGCTGCACCCGGAAGGTTTTGAAGAATTGAAAGCGCGCTTCGCCGGCGAGGAAATCACGGACAAGCGCAAATTGCTGGTCACCTTTCCTGCCGGTGTAAAGATCATCCCCAACCCGTTCAACCGCATCCCCGGCTTCATGGCCAACGATCACTATTTCGTACCCGGCTTTCCGCAGATGGCGCATCCGATGATCGAATGGGCGCTCGATACTTTCTACAAGGATCAGTTCAAGGCGGTCGATGGCATGGTGGAGAAGGCTTTCCTGCTGACCGGCCCGACAGCGTATGAAAGTGCGCTGCTCGACTTGATGGAGCGAATCGTCGCCGACTATCCGATGCTGCGTTTGTTCTCGTTGCCGTCGCTGGTTGGCAAGGAGCGCAAGCATCTCGAACTTGGTGTCGAGGGGTCACCTGAACTGGTCGACAAGGCGATGGAGGAAATCCGCATCGAGGTCGAAAGACGGGGAATCACTTGGGTATGGCGGACTTGA
- a CDS encoding flavodoxin codes for MNKIGLFFGTETGTTRLIAKKMQKYLGDEICDKPLNVNRITPADMLQYEALILGTPSYGIGEIPGKGAAGCFEPNWEEFLALMPANPDFTGKRIAFFGLGAQERYADRFCSSLFALVEKFRGWGAEVVGDWPNEGYSFDQSAALVDGRFIGLIIDQRTQGMFTDERILAWLAQVKPLLMEKLAVAA; via the coding sequence ATGAATAAAATTGGACTGTTTTTCGGTACTGAAACCGGTACCACCCGACTGATCGCCAAGAAAATGCAGAAATATCTGGGCGACGAGATTTGTGACAAGCCGCTCAACGTCAATCGCATCACCCCGGCCGACATGCTCCAATACGAGGCGCTGATCCTCGGTACGCCGAGCTACGGGATTGGTGAAATTCCCGGCAAGGGGGCTGCCGGATGCTTTGAGCCCAACTGGGAGGAATTCCTCGCGCTGATGCCGGCCAATCCCGATTTCACCGGAAAGCGCATCGCCTTTTTCGGTCTTGGGGCACAGGAACGCTACGCGGACCGATTCTGCAGTTCGCTCTTTGCGCTGGTCGAGAAATTCCGGGGCTGGGGGGCGGAAGTCGTTGGCGACTGGCCAAACGAGGGTTACAGCTTCGACCAGTCCGCCGCATTGGTCGATGGGCGTTTTATTGGTCTAATCATCGACCAGCGTACGCAGGGCATGTTCACCGACGAACGCATTCTGGCGTGGTTGGCACAGGTCAAGCCGCTGCTGATGGAAAAGCTTGCCGTCGCAGCCTGA